The sequence AGAAACTATTATTGGGTCTTTGAAGCAGTATCAATATGGGCGTGAAGATGAGGCGGTAATTGAAGCATTTGTAACAGGTATTTGCGAAAAAATGGGCGAAATTTATCAAGTGGATTTTGTGCATGGCGATACGGATTTTTTCACGCAAATCAAAGCACACATTAAGTTAATGATTAGGCGTGTTCGTGCCGGAGTCACTATCGAGAATCCGATTTTTAATGAATTTATGCGCGACAATCGGGAAATTTTTATGCGTGTGAAGGAAAGCTTGGAAGCACTGAAGCCGTTATTGCCGATTTCTGTCAGCTCTCAAGAAATTTCATTTTTAGCTATTTATTTTGCATCTGAGGTACAACGTAATAAACAAACTGTTGAAATGAAGCCAAATTTGCTGATTATTTGCCCGGAAGGTGTGGCTGTTTCAAAAATGATTGCGATTCAGTTAAAGCGTATGTTTGAGTTTGAGTCGATTCAAACAATTGGCCTCAGAAAGTTCAAACGCGCGATGATGGCTGATTTTGATTTTGTGATTAGCACAGTGGATTTACCAGATATGCAAGACGCGAAAGTACTCCGAATTCACAGCTATTTGCAAAAAGAGGATATGGAATTACTGCAAAAACATTTACGTATGAAACTCGTCAAAAGTGATAAACAGATTATTAATAAGTTTAGCAAGATTTTAGCAATTATTGGCGAAAATACGCAAATTACTAATTTAAGTAAATTAGAATTCGATTTATTGGAAGCGCTTATATCGGATGAAGGTGAAACACCAAAAAGGCTTATACCACCGTTTGAGTTTACAGAAGAAGCGATTGTTATGGAAGAAACATGCCCAACATGGAGGCAAGCAATTAAGCTTGGAACAAAATGTTTGGAGCATTTAGAAGTCATTGAGCCGAGTTATCATGAAAAAATTATTCATAACTTAAAAGCATACGGGCCTTATATGGTCGTTGCACCAGGCGTAGTAATTGCACACGCGGGGGCAAGTGATGGTGTTTTGATGGATGGCATTGGGGTGACGATTATTGAAGATGGCATTATGTTTTTCGATAGATACGAGGAGCCGGTTCATGTCATTTTTACATTAGCTTTAAAAACAAAAGAAGCGCACTTGATCGTGGAACAATTAATGAAGTTAGCGCTGGACGAAGAAAAAATGCAAAAAATTAAAATG comes from Listeria monocytogenes and encodes:
- a CDS encoding BglG family transcription antiterminator; this translates as MKLNQQCIQILDFLMEQEDFKNIGYISNALGCSERSVRYSLEKIDIFLHEQTLPALIRHTRKGVLLPEKNIVNPVVRKFKQQITPKKYRYSQEEVQQFLLLKLLLSEEVLPVTYFEEVLFISRSSVLNHLRAIEGELFLNNLDLSHQPRHGFLVTGNLITKTSLFARSFLRFINIREFYQFLDSENSLSKKGELFFYNLFELEILQEVNREAHSVEENMTRAMDEQLYLTLIAILLKQHEAKPDFQFTADFTIKDELDQALETIIGSLKQYQYGREDEAVIEAFVTGICEKMGEIYQVDFVHGDTDFFTQIKAHIKLMIRRVRAGVTIENPIFNEFMRDNREIFMRVKESLEALKPLLPISVSSQEISFLAIYFASEVQRNKQTVEMKPNLLIICPEGVAVSKMIAIQLKRMFEFESIQTIGLRKFKRAMMADFDFVISTVDLPDMQDAKVLRIHSYLQKEDMELLQKHLRMKLVKSDKQIINKFSKILAIIGENTQITNLSKLEFDLLEALISDEGETPKRLIPPFEFTEEAIVMEETCPTWRQAIKLGTKCLEHLEVIEPSYHEKIIHNLKAYGPYMVVAPGVVIAHAGASDGVLMDGIGVTIIEDGIMFFDRYEEPVHVIFTLALKTKEAHLIVEQLMKLALDEEKMQKIKMASSKRDIYHYVKSAIFE